TTAACGTTGGAATGCCGCGAACACCATACTGAGGGGGTGTTGATGGATTTTCATCAATATTTAATTTTACAACTTTTACTTTGCCAGCGTATTCAGTCGCTACATCATCAAGGATCGGAGCGATCATTTTGCAAGGACCACACCACTCAGCCCAAAAGTCAACTAATACCGGTAATTCTGAACTTATAACTTCGGTTTCAAAATTGGCGTCAGAAGTAGAAATAATTTTGTCACTCATTGGTAACTCCTTAATTTTCATTATCTTAAATACAAAAACCTTTCAGTCGAATCTGTGTGTGAAGATTATTTGTATGGAATGTTTTTTAATCCGAAGGGGAAATAGCAGTTCTCAATTATTTCTTTATGAGTTGTATTTTTTAAAAGTAGTACGTCCACTTTTACCCATTAAAGTACATACCAGTAATTATTG
The nucleotide sequence above comes from Thiomicrospira sp. R3. Encoded proteins:
- the trxA gene encoding thioredoxin TrxA, translated to MSDKIISTSDANFETEVISSELPVLVDFWAEWCGPCKMIAPILDDVATEYAGKVKVVKLNIDENPSTPPQYGVRGIPTLMLFKNGQVDATQVGALSKSQLCGFLDNNL